A DNA window from Mesorhizobium sp. C432A contains the following coding sequences:
- a CDS encoding YgcG family protein: MTVRVFNPPKPGRAAATIGIALLTMLAMLFVALAADLPALTGRVVDNAGIIDAATKAALTQKLADFETKGSDQIVVATIPSLDGEEIEPYANRLFRFWKLGQAGENNGVLLLVAKNDHKMRIEVGYGLEGTLTDLHTKLIIENDMVPAFRAGDFSGGISKAVDDMVMVLEGNPEELEARGKRNPADHSTPVDPIVAVFLILWAAMFFGGLAMAFLPPIFGTKLSPGVYKWLGMTFRYGQGPSGSSSGSSSWTTSSSSGSGWSSGSSGSSWSSGSSSGGGFSGGGGSSGGGGSSGSW, translated from the coding sequence ATGACAGTACGCGTCTTCAATCCGCCAAAACCTGGCCGCGCAGCCGCGACGATCGGCATCGCCTTGTTGACGATGCTCGCCATGCTGTTCGTAGCCTTGGCGGCAGACCTGCCGGCACTCACCGGGCGGGTGGTCGACAATGCCGGTATTATCGACGCCGCGACCAAGGCGGCACTAACGCAGAAGCTCGCGGATTTCGAGACCAAAGGCTCCGACCAGATCGTCGTCGCCACCATCCCCAGCCTGGACGGCGAGGAGATCGAACCCTACGCCAACCGGCTGTTCCGCTTCTGGAAACTCGGCCAGGCCGGCGAAAACAACGGCGTGCTTCTGCTGGTGGCCAAGAACGACCACAAGATGCGCATCGAGGTCGGCTACGGGCTGGAAGGCACGCTGACCGACCTGCACACCAAACTGATCATCGAAAATGACATGGTGCCGGCGTTCCGCGCCGGTGATTTCTCCGGCGGCATTTCCAAGGCCGTCGACGACATGGTCATGGTGCTGGAAGGCAACCCGGAAGAGCTGGAGGCGCGCGGCAAGCGCAACCCGGCCGACCACAGCACGCCCGTCGATCCTATAGTCGCGGTCTTCCTGATCCTGTGGGCGGCGATGTTCTTCGGCGGCCTGGCGATGGCCTTCCTGCCGCCGATCTTCGGCACCAAGCTGTCGCCGGGCGTGTATAAATGGCTGGGCATGACCTTTCGCTACGGCCAGGGGCCGAGCGGATCGTCCTCGGGCTCCAGCAGCTGGACAACAAGTTCGTCGTCGGGCAGCGGATGGTCATCGGGAAGTTCGGGCAGCAGCTGGTCTTCGGGCTCAAGCAGCGGCGGCGGGTTTTCAGGCGGCGGCGGTTCGTCTGGCGGTGGCGGGTCTTCAGGGAGCTGGTGA
- the typA gene encoding translational GTPase TypA, with protein MKIRNIAIIAHVDHGKTTLVDQLLRQSGSFRDNQRVAERAMDSNDLEKERGITILAKATSVDWKDTRINIVDTPGHADFGGEVERILSMVDSAIVLVDAAEGPMPQTKFVVGKALKVGLKPIVVINKIDRPDARHVEVVNEVFDLFAALDATDEQLDFPILYGSGRDGWVSENPEGPKDQGLAPLFDLVIKHVPEPTVHPGPFRMIGTILEANPFLGRIITGRIESGTLKSNQAVKVLHHDGTQIETGRISKILAFRGLERQPIEEAQAGDIVAIAGLSKGTVADTFCDLAVTEALHAQPIDPPTVTMSFLVNDSPLAGTEGDKVTSRVIRDRLLREAEGNVALKIEESPDKDSFFVSGRGELQLAVLIETMRREGFEIAVSRPRVVMQKGENGELLEPVEEVVIDVDEEHAGIVVQKMSERKAEMVELRPSGGNRQRIVFHAPTRGLIGYQSELLTDTRGTAVMNRLFHAYQPYKGELPGRTNGVLISNEQGEAVAYAMWNLEDRGPMVIDPGVKVYQGMIIGIHSRDNDLEVNVLKGKKLTNIRAAGKDEAVKLTPPIRMTLERALAWIQDDELVEVTPKTIRLRKLYLDPNERKRFEKSAKVVGAA; from the coding sequence ATGAAAATTCGTAATATCGCGATCATCGCGCACGTCGACCATGGAAAAACCACCCTCGTCGACCAATTGCTGCGGCAATCCGGTTCCTTCCGCGACAATCAGCGCGTCGCCGAGCGCGCCATGGATTCCAACGACCTCGAAAAGGAACGCGGCATCACCATCCTGGCCAAGGCGACCTCGGTCGACTGGAAGGACACCCGCATCAACATCGTCGACACGCCCGGCCACGCCGATTTCGGCGGTGAGGTCGAGCGCATCCTGTCGATGGTGGATTCGGCGATCGTGCTGGTCGACGCCGCCGAAGGCCCCATGCCGCAGACCAAGTTCGTCGTCGGCAAGGCGCTCAAGGTCGGCCTGAAGCCGATCGTCGTCATCAACAAGATCGACCGTCCGGACGCCCGCCACGTCGAAGTGGTCAACGAGGTGTTCGACCTGTTTGCAGCGCTTGACGCCACCGACGAGCAGCTCGACTTCCCGATCCTCTACGGTTCTGGCCGCGATGGCTGGGTCTCGGAAAATCCGGAAGGCCCGAAGGACCAGGGCCTGGCGCCGCTGTTCGACCTCGTCATCAAGCATGTGCCGGAGCCGACCGTTCATCCCGGCCCGTTCCGCATGATCGGCACCATCCTGGAAGCCAATCCATTCCTCGGCCGCATCATTACCGGCCGTATCGAGAGCGGCACGCTGAAGTCCAACCAGGCGGTCAAGGTGCTGCACCATGACGGCACCCAGATCGAAACCGGCCGCATCTCCAAGATCCTCGCTTTCCGTGGCCTCGAGCGCCAGCCGATCGAAGAGGCGCAGGCGGGTGACATCGTCGCCATTGCCGGCCTGTCCAAAGGCACCGTCGCCGACACGTTCTGCGACCTGGCGGTGACCGAGGCGTTGCATGCGCAACCGATCGATCCGCCGACCGTGACCATGTCTTTCCTGGTCAATGATTCGCCGCTCGCCGGCACTGAAGGCGACAAGGTGACCAGCCGCGTCATCCGCGACCGCCTGCTGCGAGAAGCCGAAGGCAATGTCGCGCTCAAGATCGAGGAATCGCCCGACAAGGATTCGTTCTTCGTTTCCGGCCGCGGCGAATTGCAGCTGGCCGTGCTGATCGAGACGATGCGCCGCGAAGGCTTTGAAATCGCCGTGTCGCGTCCGCGCGTCGTCATGCAGAAGGGCGAGAACGGTGAATTGCTGGAGCCGGTCGAGGAAGTCGTCATCGACGTCGACGAGGAGCACGCCGGCATCGTCGTGCAGAAGATGTCGGAGCGCAAGGCCGAGATGGTCGAGCTGCGGCCTTCGGGCGGCAACCGTCAGCGCATCGTCTTCCACGCGCCGACGCGCGGACTGATCGGCTACCAGTCGGAACTGTTGACCGACACGCGCGGCACCGCCGTGATGAACCGGCTGTTCCACGCCTACCAGCCCTACAAGGGCGAACTGCCGGGCCGCACCAACGGCGTGCTGATCTCCAACGAACAGGGCGAGGCAGTGGCCTATGCCATGTGGAACCTCGAAGACCGCGGCCCGATGGTCATCGACCCGGGCGTCAAGGTCTATCAGGGCATGATCATCGGCATCCATAGCCGTGACAACGACCTCGAAGTGAACGTGCTGAAGGGCAAGAAGCTGACCAACATCCGCGCCGCCGGCAAGGACGAGGCGGTGAAGCTGACGCCGCCGATCCGCATGACGCTGGAGCGCGCGCTGGCCTGGATCCAGGACGACGAGCTGGTCGAGGTGACGCCGAAGACCATCCGCCTGCGCAAGCTCTATCTCGACCCGAACGAGCGCAAGCGCTTCGAGAAGTCGGCCAAAGTGGTCGGCGCGGCGTAA
- a CDS encoding MFS transporter: MIAQSRPFGQRYAFVVVGVIFLCLLIAAGLRSAPSVMMLPLDKSFGWGRDTVSIAAAIGIFLYGLTGPFAAALMERIGLRRTLLASLVIMSGSTALSLLMTEPWHLFLTWGVFSGIGSGAVATVLGATIVNRWFKTNRGLVMGLMSASSATGLLVFLPLLASLAQSGGWQPVATAVSIATACLLPLVWLLVPERPASIGMVRYGAGADDVPPVSPASQGNFLAHTLNTLRRAAGTRVFWYLFATFFICGFTTNGLVGTHLISFCGDMGIPEVQAAGLLSLMGIFDLIGTTLSGWLTDRFDPRKLLGVYYGIRGLALIYLPYSGFSATSLIIFAVLYGLDWIATVPPTLRLANEAFGDRSGPIVFGWIVAGHQVGAATAAAFGGTMRELQGNYELAFLIAGMTAIVAACLSLLINTSRPAFDPEPQAA; encoded by the coding sequence ATGATAGCTCAATCCCGTCCCTTTGGCCAGCGCTACGCTTTCGTCGTGGTTGGCGTCATCTTCCTTTGCCTGTTGATCGCGGCCGGGCTTCGTTCCGCACCCTCGGTGATGATGCTGCCGTTGGATAAAAGCTTCGGCTGGGGGCGCGATACGGTTTCGATTGCCGCTGCGATCGGCATCTTCCTTTACGGCCTGACCGGGCCGTTTGCCGCCGCATTGATGGAGCGTATCGGCTTGCGCCGAACGCTGCTTGCCTCGCTTGTGATCATGTCGGGCTCGACCGCGCTCAGCCTGCTGATGACCGAGCCATGGCACCTGTTCCTCACCTGGGGCGTGTTTTCCGGCATCGGCTCCGGCGCGGTCGCCACCGTGCTCGGCGCCACCATCGTCAACCGCTGGTTCAAGACCAATCGCGGCTTGGTGATGGGGCTGATGTCGGCCTCCAGCGCCACCGGCCTCTTGGTGTTCCTGCCGCTGCTGGCATCGCTCGCCCAGTCGGGCGGCTGGCAGCCCGTCGCTACCGCCGTCTCGATCGCCACCGCCTGTCTTCTGCCGCTGGTCTGGCTGTTGGTTCCGGAGCGTCCCGCTTCGATCGGCATGGTGCGCTATGGCGCCGGGGCCGATGACGTGCCGCCGGTATCGCCGGCATCGCAAGGCAATTTCCTGGCGCATACGCTCAACACGCTGCGCCGCGCTGCCGGCACCCGCGTCTTCTGGTATCTGTTCGCCACCTTCTTCATCTGCGGCTTCACCACCAACGGGCTGGTCGGCACGCATCTGATCTCCTTCTGCGGCGATATGGGCATCCCCGAGGTACAGGCCGCGGGCCTGCTGTCGCTTATGGGCATTTTCGACCTGATCGGGACGACGCTCTCGGGCTGGCTCACCGACCGTTTCGACCCGCGCAAGCTGCTCGGCGTCTACTACGGCATTCGCGGTCTGGCGCTGATCTATCTGCCCTATTCCGGCTTCTCGGCGACCAGCCTGATCATCTTCGCGGTGCTCTACGGTCTCGACTGGATCGCCACCGTGCCGCCGACGCTCAGGCTCGCCAACGAGGCCTTCGGTGACCGCAGCGGCCCGATCGTGTTCGGCTGGATCGTAGCCGGCCACCAAGTCGGCGCCGCCACCGCCGCCGCCTTCGGCGGCACCATGCGCGAATTGCAGGGCAATTACGAACTGGCCTTCCTGATCGCCGGCATGACGGCGATCGTGGCCGCGTGTCTGTCGCTGCTGATCAATACGAGCAGGCCGGCTTTCGATCCGGAGCCGCAAGCGGCGTAA
- a CDS encoding GNAT family N-acetyltransferase: protein MNTLSIDIRKAEPRDAGAIADVHQQAWEGAYSGIIPHRSLTSMINRRGADWWANAIRRAATVLVVEIGGTIAGYATIGKNRARELKQQGEIYELYLRPEYQGIGLGSRLFKAARARLADHGLKGMVVWALEDNQNALSFYAGAGGRDVAEGVEIFEQRALKKVAFVWE, encoded by the coding sequence ATGAATACGCTGAGCATCGACATCAGGAAAGCCGAACCGCGCGACGCTGGCGCCATTGCGGACGTGCACCAGCAGGCTTGGGAGGGCGCCTATTCCGGCATCATCCCGCATCGCTCGCTGACCTCGATGATCAACCGCCGCGGCGCCGACTGGTGGGCCAACGCCATCCGCCGCGCCGCCACCGTTCTGGTGGTCGAGATCGGCGGCACCATCGCCGGCTATGCCACGATCGGCAAGAACCGCGCCCGCGAGCTGAAGCAACAGGGCGAAATCTACGAACTTTACCTGCGTCCGGAATATCAGGGCATCGGGCTCGGCAGCCGGCTGTTCAAGGCGGCGCGGGCGCGGCTTGCCGACCACGGGCTGAAGGGAATGGTGGTGTGGGCGCTGGAAGACAACCAGAACGCACTTTCCTTCTATGCCGGCGCGGGTGGCCGTGACGTCGCCGAAGGCGTCGAGATTTTCGAGCAGAGGGCGCTCAAGAAGGTCGCCTTCGTCTGGGAATGA
- a CDS encoding TetR/AcrR family transcriptional regulator, which translates to MPTDKNIELTIKDGHAAAPPKAAKKILDVAYDLFYRRGIRAIGVDEIVKRAGVTKPSLYRSFPSKDELAASYLRQYDREYWERFDEAVAAHPGDPRAQLRAFLTRVGKRTQRPDYRGCGMTNAAVEYPEHGHPARVVSEANKQELRHRLRAMAAAMGAKDPDTLGDGLLLLIEGAYISGQLFGLGGPAAAVARNADLLIEASLKK; encoded by the coding sequence ATGCCAACGGACAAAAATATTGAACTGACCATCAAGGACGGTCATGCAGCCGCACCGCCCAAGGCTGCCAAGAAAATCCTCGACGTGGCCTACGACCTGTTCTACCGCCGCGGCATCCGGGCGATCGGCGTCGACGAAATCGTCAAGCGCGCCGGCGTCACCAAGCCCAGCCTCTACCGCAGCTTTCCCTCCAAGGACGAGCTCGCCGCTTCCTATCTCAGGCAATATGACCGTGAGTATTGGGAGCGTTTCGACGAAGCCGTGGCTGCCCATCCCGGCGACCCGCGGGCACAGCTCAGGGCTTTTCTGACTCGCGTCGGCAAGCGCACGCAAAGGCCGGACTATCGCGGCTGCGGCATGACCAACGCGGCGGTGGAATATCCCGAACATGGCCATCCGGCGCGTGTCGTCAGCGAGGCCAACAAGCAGGAGCTGCGCCACCGCCTGCGCGCCATGGCCGCAGCGATGGGCGCTAAAGACCCTGACACGCTCGGCGACGGCCTGCTGCTGTTGATCGAAGGCGCCTATATCAGCGGCCAGCTCTTCGGCCTCGGAGGCCCGGCGGCAGCGGTCGCCCGCAACGCCGACCTGCTGATCGAGGCGAGCTTGAAGAAATAA
- a CDS encoding TPM domain-containing protein, producing MATRPISPQDHERIATAIRAAEAKTDGEIYCVVAHASDGYFFPAAFMATSGMLIASLAVAYGLEAWWLSIRLPHFVIVQLLALASVLVLLWALPGLRIHLVPRRQRYQAAHHNALRQFLARNVHRTTARTGVLVFVSIAERYAEVVADSGIDSKVGQHVWDGVLRDLLQHAGDDRLADGFVKAIGQVGAVLAEHFPVTSGDANELDDHLVEI from the coding sequence ATGGCAACACGACCGATCAGCCCACAGGACCATGAGCGCATCGCCACCGCGATCCGCGCGGCCGAGGCCAAAACCGACGGCGAGATCTACTGCGTCGTTGCGCATGCCAGCGACGGCTATTTCTTTCCCGCCGCCTTCATGGCGACATCAGGCATGCTGATTGCCAGCCTCGCCGTCGCTTATGGGCTGGAAGCCTGGTGGCTGTCGATCCGGCTGCCGCATTTCGTCATTGTCCAACTGCTGGCACTGGCCTCGGTGTTGGTGCTTTTGTGGGCGCTGCCGGGCTTGCGCATCCATCTGGTGCCGCGCCGGCAGCGTTATCAGGCGGCACATCACAATGCGCTCAGGCAGTTCCTCGCCCGCAATGTCCACCGCACCACGGCGCGCACCGGCGTGTTGGTCTTCGTGTCGATCGCCGAGCGTTATGCCGAAGTGGTCGCCGATTCGGGCATCGACAGCAAGGTCGGCCAGCATGTCTGGGACGGCGTGCTGCGCGATCTCCTGCAGCATGCCGGTGACGACCGGCTCGCCGACGGCTTCGTCAAGGCGATCGGGCAGGTCGGCGCGGTGCTGGCCGAGCATTTCCCGGTGACGTCGGGCGATGCCAATGAACTGGACGATCATCTCGTCGAGATCTGA
- the ppa gene encoding inorganic diphosphatase, with translation MRIEAIAIGKNPPEDINVIIEVPIGGEPIKYEMDKEAGTLFVDRFLHTSMRYPGNYGFVPHTLSGDGDPIDVLVCNTRALVPGCVINVRPIGVLVMEDNAGQDEKVIAVPSPKLTLRYENVTEYTQLPEITRDQVQHFFEHYKDLEPGKWVKIEGWHDSKYAKKMIVDAIARAKAAK, from the coding sequence ATGCGAATCGAAGCCATTGCCATCGGAAAGAACCCGCCCGAGGACATCAACGTCATCATCGAGGTGCCGATCGGCGGCGAGCCGATCAAGTACGAGATGGACAAGGAGGCCGGCACGCTGTTCGTCGACCGTTTCCTGCACACCTCGATGCGCTACCCCGGCAATTACGGTTTCGTGCCGCACACGCTCTCGGGCGACGGCGACCCGATTGACGTTCTGGTCTGCAACACCCGCGCGCTGGTGCCGGGCTGCGTCATCAATGTGCGGCCGATCGGCGTGCTGGTGATGGAAGACAATGCCGGCCAGGACGAGAAGGTCATTGCCGTGCCGTCGCCGAAGCTGACGCTGCGCTACGAAAACGTCACCGAATACACGCAGCTGCCCGAGATCACCCGCGACCAGGTCCAGCACTTCTTCGAGCACTACAAGGATCTCGAGCCCGGCAAATGGGTCAAGATCGAAGGCTGGCACGATTCCAAATACGCCAAGAAGATGATTGTCGACGCGATCGCACGGGCGAAGGCGGCAAAGTAG
- a CDS encoding alkaline phosphatase, which translates to MNKLSLTRRAFVTSASAAGLLGASGLALPYYSRASQRPAFTHGVQSGDVDASSGMVWTRTDRPSRVMFEVSSTENFANATRLAPLDTSPASDFTVKRLLTELASDQDIFYRMTAADLSDINAVSEPIVGRFRTAPASKRDIKFAWSGDTAGQGWGIDETGMKTYATIARHTPDFFLHSGDTIYADGAMKDEVDLPGGGKWKNVVLIDGKRKVAETLDEYRDQWKYNMMDKNVLALSAICPTFYQWDDHEVLNNWSDSKNLGADSRYTEKSIHVLAARAARAFHEMTTIRYEPSEPGRVYRKIAHGPLLDVFFLDMRSYRGPNGADMQEDMTPQSRMLGEQQTKWLKRELTNSRATWKIIAADMPLGLVVWDDGAKKVGAEAISNGDNGLPKGRELEIADLLRYIKTAGITNTVWLTADVHYTAAHYYNPDKARFQDFNPFWEFVSGPIHAGTFGPNDFDMTFGPELKFIKAPTTEQGQNLPPSAGLQFFGLVDISGATEQLTVRLMDRDDIELYKVTLDPVRSA; encoded by the coding sequence ATGAACAAGCTTTCGTTGACCCGCCGCGCTTTCGTCACCTCTGCCAGCGCCGCCGGTCTGCTCGGCGCATCGGGGCTCGCTTTGCCCTATTATTCGCGCGCCAGCCAGCGCCCGGCCTTCACCCATGGCGTCCAGTCCGGCGATGTCGATGCCTCGAGCGGCATGGTGTGGACGCGCACCGACCGGCCTTCGCGCGTCATGTTCGAAGTGTCGTCGACGGAAAACTTCGCCAATGCGACGCGGCTGGCGCCGCTCGATACCTCGCCGGCCAGCGACTTCACGGTCAAGCGCCTGCTTACCGAACTCGCCTCCGACCAGGATATCTTCTACCGGATGACTGCCGCCGACCTGTCGGATATCAACGCCGTTTCCGAACCGATCGTCGGCCGTTTCCGCACAGCACCCGCCTCGAAGCGCGACATAAAATTCGCCTGGTCGGGCGACACGGCCGGCCAGGGCTGGGGAATCGATGAGACCGGCATGAAAACCTACGCCACCATCGCCAGGCACACGCCGGATTTCTTCCTGCATTCCGGCGACACCATCTATGCCGATGGCGCCATGAAGGACGAGGTAGACCTGCCTGGCGGCGGCAAGTGGAAAAACGTCGTCCTGATCGACGGCAAGCGCAAGGTGGCCGAGACGCTGGATGAGTACCGCGACCAGTGGAAATACAACATGATGGACAAAAACGTTCTGGCCTTGAGCGCCATCTGCCCGACCTTCTACCAGTGGGACGATCACGAGGTGCTGAACAACTGGTCGGATTCGAAGAATCTCGGCGCCGACAGCCGCTACACCGAAAAATCCATCCATGTGCTCGCGGCGCGTGCGGCGCGCGCCTTCCATGAGATGACGACGATCCGCTACGAGCCGTCCGAGCCCGGCCGCGTCTACCGCAAGATCGCGCATGGGCCGCTGCTCGACGTGTTCTTCCTCGACATGCGCTCCTATCGCGGCCCGAACGGCGCCGACATGCAGGAGGACATGACGCCGCAGTCACGCATGCTGGGCGAACAGCAGACGAAATGGCTGAAGCGCGAGCTGACGAATTCCAGGGCGACCTGGAAGATCATTGCCGCCGACATGCCGCTCGGCCTCGTCGTCTGGGACGACGGCGCCAAGAAGGTCGGCGCGGAAGCCATCAGCAATGGCGACAATGGCCTGCCCAAAGGCCGCGAGCTCGAGATCGCCGACCTGTTGCGCTACATCAAGACTGCCGGCATCACCAACACGGTCTGGTTGACCGCCGATGTCCACTACACGGCGGCGCACTATTACAACCCCGACAAGGCGCGGTTCCAGGATTTCAATCCTTTCTGGGAATTCGTCTCGGGCCCGATCCACGCCGGTACCTTCGGTCCCAATGATTTCGACATGACCTTCGGCCCGGAGCTGAAATTCATCAAGGCGCCGACCACCGAACAGGGCCAGAACCTGCCACCCTCGGCCGGCCTGCAGTTCTTTGGCCTGGTGGACATTTCAGGGGCGACAGAGCAGCTGACCGTGCGGCTGATGGATCGCGACGACATCGAGCTTTACAAGGTGACGCTCGATCCGGTGCGGTCGGCGTAA